A portion of the Stella humosa genome contains these proteins:
- the rpsU gene encoding 30S ribosomal protein S21: protein MQVLVRDNNVDQALRVLKKKMQREGVFREMKMRRNFEKPSERRAREQAEAVRRYRKVLRKRMEREGY, encoded by the coding sequence GTGCAAGTCCTCGTCCGCGACAATAATGTCGACCAGGCGCTGCGTGTCCTGAAGAAGAAGATGCAGCGCGAAGGCGTCTTCCGCGAAATGAAGATGCGCCGCAACTTCGAGAAGCCGTCCGAGCGCCGGGCCCGCGAGCAGGCCGAGGCGGTGCGGCGCTATCGCAAGGTGCTGCGCAAGCGGATGGAGCGCGAGGGCTACTGA
- a CDS encoding invasion associated locus B family protein, giving the protein MHARCLSAALLALFAAGALVPAAAQQKDAQQKNGRPAAASAKAKPKPAAAQKGKPAKAPAAAAGAAAAGAGAGAAAAGASAAAFDDWRLGCEKRPGVAKETCFVEQRLSHKDQPDRLVLAVAVGYFAADGKPAMIMKLPPTAIKDAGIIIQVDQRPLREVGIRSCGADNCSVLALLDDDMLGELRGGKEAVIAYSRQDTDGITRIPMSLRGLTKGLAALRNRQG; this is encoded by the coding sequence ATGCATGCCCGCTGCCTTTCCGCCGCCCTGCTGGCCCTGTTCGCGGCCGGGGCCCTCGTTCCCGCCGCCGCCCAGCAGAAGGACGCCCAGCAGAAGAACGGGCGCCCGGCTGCCGCCAGCGCCAAGGCAAAGCCCAAGCCGGCCGCGGCGCAGAAGGGCAAGCCGGCCAAGGCGCCCGCCGCCGCCGCGGGTGCGGCTGCTGCCGGGGCCGGGGCCGGGGCCGCTGCCGCGGGTGCGTCGGCCGCCGCCTTCGACGACTGGCGGCTGGGCTGCGAGAAGCGGCCCGGGGTGGCCAAGGAAACCTGCTTCGTCGAGCAGCGGCTCAGCCACAAGGACCAGCCGGACCGGCTGGTGCTGGCGGTCGCCGTCGGCTATTTCGCAGCGGACGGCAAGCCGGCGATGATCATGAAACTGCCGCCGACCGCGATCAAGGATGCCGGCATCATCATCCAGGTCGACCAGCGCCCGCTGCGCGAGGTCGGCATTCGGAGCTGCGGCGCGGACAACTGCTCGGTACTGGCCCTGCTGGACGACGACATGCTGGGCGAGCTGCGCGGCGGCAAGGAGGCGGTGATCGCCTATTCCCGCCAGGACACGGACGGCATCACGCGGATCCCGATGTCGCTGCGCGGCCTGACCAAGGGACTGGCCGCGCTGCGAAACCGGCAGGGATGA
- a CDS encoding helix-turn-helix domain-containing protein, with amino-acid sequence MLPEQFEDAVTAEVLETATGIDRFTMARQFRRHLGTSPHRYRTMRQLDVVRREMVCGAPLAEAAAAAGFADQSHMTRQFKKAYGISPGGWRRLVRQGAISATASSFA; translated from the coding sequence ATGCTCCCTGAACAGTTCGAGGATGCGGTTACGGCCGAGGTCCTGGAAACGGCCACCGGCATCGACCGGTTCACGATGGCGCGCCAGTTTCGCCGGCACCTGGGCACCAGCCCGCATCGCTATCGCACCATGCGCCAGTTGGATGTCGTGCGGCGGGAAATGGTCTGCGGCGCCCCGCTGGCCGAAGCGGCGGCCGCGGCGGGCTTTGCCGACCAGAGCCACATGACCCGGCAGTTCAAGAAAGCGTATGGGATCTCACCCGGCGGCTGGCGCCGGCTGGTCCGTCAGGGTGCGATATCCGCCACTGCCTCCAGCTTCGCATAA
- a CDS encoding ABC transporter substrate-binding protein, translating into MTMRSGMFALALVAIAGFGTAPARADLAKLYESAKKDAELTWYVAHYTTQQAEETGRAFEKKYPGIKVNVVRTTAQVAYQRLNQDISAGVAKCDVFSSTDIGHYLELKKKGLLMQYTPENAAKVAEPFQKFDPDGLYYPTAAGLIVIGYRTDKLKPEELPKNWTDLLEPKWRNKIATGHPGFSGYVGTWAVAMEKRYGWQFFEKLEKNRPQIGRSINDTVTMLNAGERIVSFGPTATTLESADRGNPVGVIYPTDGALLMISPSSVMKNSSKPAAAKLFLEFLMDVEHAEVAVKNRQESLRPEVKPLPGAKTFSEIKVIRPTDDEVSNGVPKLIEKWRDLFGG; encoded by the coding sequence ATGACGATGCGCAGTGGAATGTTCGCGCTGGCCCTGGTCGCGATCGCCGGCTTCGGCACCGCACCGGCACGGGCCGACCTCGCCAAGCTCTACGAGTCCGCCAAGAAGGACGCTGAGCTCACCTGGTACGTCGCCCACTACACGACCCAGCAGGCCGAGGAGACCGGCCGCGCCTTCGAGAAGAAGTATCCCGGCATCAAGGTCAACGTCGTCCGCACGACTGCCCAGGTCGCCTACCAGCGGCTGAACCAGGACATCAGCGCCGGGGTCGCCAAGTGCGACGTCTTCAGCTCGACCGACATCGGTCACTATCTGGAGCTGAAGAAGAAGGGCCTGCTGATGCAGTACACGCCCGAGAACGCGGCCAAGGTGGCCGAGCCCTTCCAGAAATTCGATCCGGACGGCCTCTACTACCCGACCGCGGCCGGGCTGATCGTCATCGGCTACCGCACCGACAAGTTGAAGCCTGAGGAGCTGCCGAAGAACTGGACCGATCTGCTGGAGCCCAAATGGCGCAACAAGATCGCCACCGGCCATCCCGGCTTCTCGGGCTATGTCGGCACCTGGGCGGTCGCCATGGAAAAGCGCTATGGCTGGCAGTTCTTCGAGAAGCTGGAGAAGAACCGGCCGCAGATCGGCCGCTCCATCAACGATACCGTGACCATGCTGAATGCCGGCGAGCGCATCGTCTCGTTCGGGCCGACCGCGACGACCCTGGAGAGTGCCGACCGCGGCAACCCGGTCGGCGTCATCTATCCGACCGATGGCGCGCTGCTGATGATCTCGCCCTCGTCGGTGATGAAGAATTCCAGCAAGCCCGCCGCCGCCAAGCTGTTCCTGGAGTTCCTGATGGACGTGGAGCATGCCGAGGTGGCGGTGAAGAACCGCCAGGAAAGCCTGCGGCCGGAGGTGAAGCCCCTGCCCGGCGCCAAGACCTTCAGCGAAATCAAGGTCATCCGGCCAACCGACGACGAGGTATCGAACGGCGTGCCCAAGCTGATCGAGAAGTGGCGCGACCTGTTCGGCGGATGA
- a CDS encoding DUF2000 family protein, with protein MRYETRIAVVIRDELETWQKLNVASFLSGGLVGQHPELPGEPYLDATGQRYGPLVRRPILVFVATGSELARCLRRSLDRGLLPSIYTRDLFSTSHDAANRAAVAAVVTADLDLVGLAIHGDRKVVDKAIDGLKLHP; from the coding sequence ATGCGCTACGAAACCAGGATCGCCGTCGTCATCCGCGACGAGCTCGAAACGTGGCAGAAGCTGAACGTCGCCAGCTTCCTGTCGGGCGGCCTCGTCGGCCAGCACCCGGAACTGCCAGGGGAACCCTATCTCGATGCCACCGGACAGCGCTACGGACCGCTGGTCCGCCGGCCGATCCTGGTCTTCGTGGCGACCGGGTCCGAACTGGCGCGCTGCCTCCGCCGCAGCCTCGATCGCGGCCTGCTGCCGTCGATCTATACGCGGGATCTCTTCTCGACAAGCCATGACGCGGCCAACCGCGCCGCCGTCGCTGCGGTGGTGACCGCCGACCTGGACCTAGTCGGACTGGCAATCCACGGCGATCGCAAGGTGGTGGACAAGGCGATCGACGGGCTGAAGCTGCATCCCTGA
- a CDS encoding helicase HerA-like domain-containing protein — MTGIFVGKGTIPLELLPRLANRHGLIAGATGTGKTVTLQILAEGFSRIGVPVFMADVKGDLAGMSRAGEPKPKLDDRAAALGIQLDHRAFPVVFWDLEGKNGHPVRATISDLGPLLLARLLGLNDIQTGVLNLAFKLADDEGLLLLDLKDLRAMLVFVAENARALTLRYGSVSSASVGAIQRALLALETQGADRFFGEPMLDIADLLALDAAGAGQISILAADRLMQQPQLYGTFLLWLLSELFEQLPEVGDPDRPRLVFFFDEAHLLFEDAPKALVDKVEQVVRLIRSKGVGVYFVTQNPLDIPESVLAQLGNRVQHALRAFSPRDQRAVRAAAETFRTNPRLDTAAVITEMGVGEALVSLLDEKGRPGIVERALIRPPDSRLGPITPAERAQTIAASPVGDRYDRTIDRESAYERLAAQHEQPPPTTAIAATRPPPIPPGAAHGASPRRAPTRTNDRPVAPPGGRRRRGRHRPEPASPRRKPSSRAWRAASAAASAGRSCAACWVRSCGVDERPMGGGHRVATRPPQIRLFS, encoded by the coding sequence ATGACGGGCATATTCGTTGGCAAGGGCACGATCCCGCTGGAGCTGCTGCCGCGCCTGGCCAATCGCCACGGGCTGATCGCGGGTGCCACCGGCACCGGCAAGACCGTGACCTTGCAGATCCTGGCCGAGGGCTTCTCGCGCATCGGCGTGCCGGTCTTCATGGCCGACGTGAAGGGCGACCTGGCCGGGATGTCGCGGGCGGGCGAGCCCAAGCCCAAGCTCGACGACCGGGCAGCCGCACTCGGCATCCAGCTCGACCACCGGGCCTTTCCGGTCGTGTTCTGGGACCTGGAGGGCAAGAACGGCCACCCGGTGCGGGCCACCATCTCCGACCTCGGGCCGCTGCTGCTGGCGCGCCTGCTCGGGCTGAACGACATCCAGACCGGCGTCCTCAACCTCGCCTTCAAGCTGGCCGACGACGAGGGCCTGCTGCTGCTTGACCTGAAGGACCTGCGCGCGATGCTGGTCTTCGTGGCCGAGAACGCCCGCGCGCTCACCCTGCGCTATGGCAGCGTGTCGTCGGCCTCGGTCGGCGCCATCCAGCGCGCGCTGCTGGCGCTGGAGACGCAGGGCGCCGACCGTTTTTTCGGCGAGCCGATGCTGGACATCGCCGACCTGCTGGCACTGGATGCCGCGGGCGCCGGGCAGATCAGCATCCTGGCCGCCGACCGGCTGATGCAGCAGCCGCAGCTCTACGGCACCTTCCTGCTGTGGCTGCTGTCGGAGCTGTTCGAGCAGTTGCCGGAGGTGGGCGACCCCGACCGGCCGCGGCTGGTCTTCTTCTTCGACGAGGCGCATCTCCTCTTCGAGGACGCGCCGAAGGCCCTGGTCGACAAGGTCGAGCAGGTGGTGCGGCTGATCCGCTCCAAGGGCGTCGGGGTCTATTTCGTGACCCAGAACCCGCTCGACATCCCAGAATCCGTGCTGGCCCAGCTTGGCAACCGGGTGCAGCATGCGCTTCGCGCCTTCAGTCCGCGCGACCAGCGCGCGGTGCGGGCCGCCGCCGAGACGTTCCGCACCAACCCGCGCCTGGACACGGCCGCCGTCATCACCGAGATGGGGGTGGGCGAAGCCCTGGTCTCGCTGCTGGACGAAAAGGGCCGGCCGGGGATCGTCGAGCGCGCCCTGATCCGCCCGCCCGACTCGCGCCTGGGGCCGATCACGCCGGCCGAACGGGCCCAGACGATCGCCGCCAGCCCGGTCGGCGACCGCTACGACCGGACCATCGACCGCGAGTCGGCCTACGAGCGGCTGGCGGCCCAGCATGAGCAGCCGCCCCCGACGACCGCGATAGCCGCGACCCGCCCGCCCCCAATCCCACCCGGCGCGGCCCATGGAGCGAGCCCGCGCCGCGCGCCGACCCGTACGAACGACCGGCCGGTCGCCCCGCCGGGCGGGCGCCGTCGTCGCGGCCGGCACCGGCCAGAACCCGCGAGTCCCCGGAGGAAGCCTTCTTCAAGAGCATGGCGCGCAGCGTCGGCAGCAGCCTCGGCCGGCAGATCGTGCGCGGCGTGCTGGGTTCGATCCTGCGGCGTTGACGAGCGACCGATGGGCGGCGGACACCGCGTTGCCACGCGGCCGCCACAAATTCGCCTTTTCTCGTGA
- a CDS encoding ABC transporter permease, with translation MADSGTLAAGPGRPSWATRLRHFDPTILVWLLLAAVLVFLVVNPLLRLVLTSFAEKDTGVFTLANYAAAYGRPRYVQALWNSVLLGAAVSVLCLVLAVPLAWGVSRTDMPGKGLVRLLVLGTFITPPYLGAIGWILLAGPNAGWINRIWRGLTGAEDPLFDIYSFPGLTLIIALYSFPYLFIFVSAALDLVSSEMEDAASILGAGKSHTTFRITLPLVLPAILGGLIITFLEAIALFGSPALIALPARFNVVTTQLWQFFSHPARVEVAAAFAMPLLLVTIALFWVQQRIIRRRGFVALTGKGGERRPMQLGRWRWLLFAYALLVLTLAVILPYLILGQAAFAKAWGRGFSFDNLTLGNFHFLLFQHATARQSVVNSFLYAGATACIAISLALAIAYIVQRRLVPFGGVLSFLCMAPFVIPGIVLAIGFYAAYAPPPLSLYGTAWILILAFTTRFLPIAFANASASIRSINPEMEDAVRILGGSRLTAVTRVVVPLLKSGLVGAWLLVFIPATRELSAAIFLYGPDTRTMAVMLFDLSEEGNFERLAALGWLLLAATIAIVAVGYRIVGRDFMLRRGGSD, from the coding sequence ATGGCGGACAGCGGCACCCTGGCGGCCGGGCCCGGCCGCCCCTCCTGGGCCACGCGCCTGCGCCACTTCGACCCGACCATCCTGGTCTGGCTGCTGCTGGCTGCCGTCCTGGTCTTCCTGGTCGTGAACCCGCTGCTGCGGCTGGTGCTGACCAGCTTCGCGGAGAAGGACACCGGCGTCTTCACGCTGGCCAACTACGCGGCCGCCTACGGCCGGCCGCGCTATGTCCAGGCCCTGTGGAACTCGGTCCTGCTGGGCGCGGCCGTCTCCGTCCTCTGCCTGGTGCTGGCGGTGCCGCTCGCCTGGGGGGTGTCGCGCACCGACATGCCGGGCAAGGGGCTGGTGCGGCTGCTGGTGCTGGGCACCTTCATTACGCCGCCCTATCTGGGGGCGATCGGCTGGATCCTGCTGGCCGGCCCCAATGCCGGCTGGATCAATCGGATCTGGCGTGGCCTGACCGGGGCAGAGGACCCGCTCTTCGACATCTACAGCTTCCCGGGCCTCACCCTCATCATCGCGCTCTATTCCTTCCCCTATCTCTTCATCTTCGTCAGCGCGGCGCTGGACCTCGTCTCGTCGGAGATGGAGGACGCGGCCAGCATCCTGGGTGCCGGCAAGTCGCACACCACCTTCCGCATCACCCTGCCGCTGGTGCTGCCGGCGATCCTGGGCGGGCTGATCATCACCTTCCTGGAGGCGATCGCGCTGTTCGGCTCGCCGGCGCTCATCGCCCTGCCGGCGCGCTTCAACGTCGTCACCACCCAGCTCTGGCAGTTCTTCTCGCACCCCGCCCGGGTCGAGGTGGCGGCCGCCTTCGCCATGCCGCTGCTGCTGGTCACCATCGCGCTCTTCTGGGTGCAGCAGCGGATCATCCGCCGCCGCGGCTTCGTGGCGCTGACCGGCAAGGGTGGCGAGCGCCGGCCGATGCAACTCGGCCGCTGGCGCTGGCTGCTTTTCGCCTATGCCCTGCTGGTGCTGACCCTGGCCGTCATCCTGCCCTACCTGATCCTGGGCCAGGCGGCTTTCGCCAAGGCTTGGGGGCGCGGCTTCAGCTTCGACAACCTGACGCTCGGCAACTTCCACTTCCTGCTGTTCCAGCACGCGACGGCGCGGCAATCCGTCGTCAACAGCTTCCTCTATGCCGGCGCCACCGCCTGCATCGCCATCAGCCTGGCGCTGGCCATCGCCTATATCGTGCAGCGCCGGCTGGTGCCGTTCGGCGGCGTGCTGTCCTTCCTCTGCATGGCCCCCTTCGTCATCCCGGGCATCGTGCTGGCGATCGGCTTCTATGCCGCCTATGCGCCGCCACCGCTGTCCCTGTACGGCACGGCCTGGATCCTGATCCTGGCTTTCACCACCCGTTTCCTGCCGATCGCGTTCGCCAATGCGTCCGCCTCCATCCGCTCGATCAACCCCGAGATGGAGGATGCCGTGCGCATCCTGGGCGGCAGCCGGCTGACGGCGGTGACGCGGGTGGTCGTGCCCCTGCTGAAGAGCGGGCTGGTCGGCGCCTGGCTGCTGGTCTTCATCCCGGCGACGCGCGAGCTGTCAGCCGCCATCTTCCTCTACGGGCCCGACACGCGGACCATGGCGGTGATGCTGTTCGACCTGTCCGAAGAGGGCAATTTCGAGCGCCTGGCAGCCCTCGGCTGGCTGCTGCTCGCCGCCACCATCGCCATCGTCGCCGTCGGCTATCGCATCGTCGGGCGCGACTTCATGCTGCGGCGCGGCGGCAGCGATTAA
- the greA gene encoding transcription elongation factor GreA produces the protein MSKVPMTAGSYANIVEEVKRLKSVDRPEVIRAIAEAREHGDLSENAEYHAARERQSFIEGRLAELEDKIARAEVIDVSKLSGDVVKFGATVTLADEDTDETTSYQIVGEDEADIKSQRLSVTSPLARALIGKSKGESVEVTTPRGAKSYEIIKVEFK, from the coding sequence ATGAGCAAAGTCCCGATGACGGCCGGCAGCTACGCCAATATCGTCGAAGAAGTGAAGCGCCTGAAGTCGGTCGACCGGCCGGAGGTCATCCGCGCCATCGCCGAGGCACGCGAGCATGGTGATCTCTCGGAAAACGCCGAGTATCACGCCGCGCGGGAGCGCCAGAGCTTCATCGAGGGTCGGCTGGCCGAACTGGAGGACAAGATCGCCCGCGCCGAGGTGATCGACGTCTCCAAGCTGTCGGGCGACGTCGTGAAGTTCGGCGCCACGGTGACCCTGGCCGACGAGGACACGGACGAGACGACGAGCTACCAGATCGTCGGCGAGGACGAGGCCGACATCAAGTCGCAGCGCCTGTCGGTGACCTCGCCGCTGGCGCGCGCGCTGATCGGCAAGAGCAAGGGCGAGTCCGTCGAGGTGACGACCCCGCGCGGCGCCAAGTCCTACGAGATCATCAAGGTAGAGTTCAAATAG
- a CDS encoding AraC family ligand binding domain-containing protein encodes MVIELADQRIERSCNQRVGDWLRPSPPAPGIERIEAFFAGHAYAPHRHDTYALGLTLDGVQAFRYRGAPAVSLPGRAIVIHPDELHDGAAGTAEGFRYRMLYLAPSLVQAGLGGAARALPFVRDAVTTDRRLMAALAAAFADPCGPPAPLEVPQIVVGLADALAALDPATRQQRSTAACAAAVERAR; translated from the coding sequence ATGGTGATCGAGTTGGCCGACCAGCGTATTGAACGATCGTGCAACCAGCGCGTCGGCGATTGGCTGCGCCCGTCGCCGCCGGCTCCCGGCATTGAGCGGATCGAGGCCTTCTTCGCCGGCCATGCCTATGCGCCACACCGGCACGACACCTATGCGCTGGGCCTGACGCTCGATGGCGTGCAGGCGTTCCGCTATCGCGGCGCCCCCGCCGTCAGCCTGCCCGGTCGGGCCATCGTCATCCACCCGGACGAACTTCATGACGGGGCGGCCGGTACCGCCGAAGGATTTCGCTACCGGATGCTCTATCTCGCGCCAAGCCTGGTCCAGGCTGGGCTCGGTGGTGCTGCGCGCGCGCTGCCGTTCGTGCGGGACGCGGTCACGACGGACCGGCGCCTGATGGCGGCGCTCGCCGCCGCCTTCGCCGATCCGTGCGGCCCGCCCGCGCCGCTGGAGGTGCCGCAGATCGTCGTGGGCCTCGCAGACGCACTGGCGGCGCTCGATCCGGCAACCCGGCAGCAGCGTTCGACGGCAGCCTGCGCGGCCGCCGTCGAGCGCGCCCGCTAG
- a CDS encoding L,D-transpeptidase family protein, with translation MPDIYFPSTTRRAVLAGVAASVAMALAPWPLAAQGAQPARPRGPVAAVPPRNDVVGELLVYSARYEDTLMDIARTYNLGYAELVAANPGVDPWLPGLGTRILLPTAHVLPDAPRQGIVVNLSDQRIYWYPPSGPVLTFAVGIGQEGLGTPNGSTTIVRKKEKPTWTPTPEKRREDPTLPTVVPPGPDNPMGEHALYLGWPLYAIHGTNEPDAIGRRVTRGCIRLYPEGIEHLYRLAPVGTRVTVVDQEAKMGWIGDDLFVDLHPSRTDVDELETEGKFNPKPIPGLRDRVAKFAGPAAGRIDWATVEEAERRRDGIPVRITRSAEAPVGALPIERMTRSSL, from the coding sequence TTGCCAGACATCTATTTCCCGAGCACCACCCGCCGCGCCGTCCTGGCCGGTGTCGCCGCGAGCGTGGCAATGGCGCTGGCACCGTGGCCGCTGGCGGCGCAGGGCGCGCAGCCCGCCCGTCCGCGCGGGCCGGTGGCGGCCGTGCCGCCGCGCAACGACGTGGTGGGCGAGCTGCTGGTCTATTCGGCGCGCTACGAAGACACGCTGATGGATATCGCGCGTACCTACAACCTGGGATATGCCGAACTCGTCGCGGCCAATCCCGGCGTCGACCCGTGGCTGCCGGGGCTGGGCACGCGCATCCTGCTGCCGACGGCCCATGTGCTGCCCGATGCGCCGCGCCAGGGCATCGTCGTCAACCTGTCCGACCAGCGCATCTACTGGTACCCGCCGTCCGGGCCGGTGCTCACCTTCGCGGTCGGCATCGGGCAGGAGGGGCTGGGCACGCCCAACGGCTCCACCACGATCGTGCGCAAGAAGGAAAAGCCAACCTGGACCCCCACGCCCGAGAAGCGGCGCGAGGATCCGACCCTGCCCACGGTGGTGCCGCCCGGGCCGGACAACCCGATGGGCGAGCATGCGCTCTATCTCGGCTGGCCGCTCTACGCGATCCACGGGACGAACGAGCCCGATGCCATCGGCCGGCGCGTCACGCGCGGCTGCATCCGGCTTTACCCGGAAGGGATCGAGCATCTCTATCGCCTGGCGCCGGTCGGCACACGGGTGACGGTGGTCGATCAGGAAGCCAAGATGGGCTGGATCGGTGACGATCTGTTCGTCGACCTGCATCCCTCGCGCACGGACGTGGACGAGCTGGAGACCGAGGGGAAGTTCAATCCCAAGCCGATTCCCGGCCTGCGGGATCGGGTGGCGAAGTTCGCCGGCCCGGCGGCCGGGCGGATCGACTGGGCGACCGTGGAAGAGGCCGAGCGCCGCCGCGATGGCATCCCGGTCCGCATCACCCGTTCGGCCGAGGCGCCCGTGGGGGCACTCCCGATCGAACGGATGACCCGGTCGTCCCTCTAG
- a CDS encoding alanine-zipper protein, with protein sequence MSTIIRRFGKLAVVLAPIALLGACESMGSDDKALLQKTASNSEAALVEARRASDNSAQALTAARAAQATSQQALQAAQAAQADARAANEKFDRAFRRGMRK encoded by the coding sequence ATGTCCACCATTATCCGCCGCTTCGGCAAGCTCGCCGTCGTCCTGGCCCCGATCGCGCTGCTCGGCGCTTGCGAAAGCATGGGCTCGGACGACAAGGCGCTGCTGCAGAAGACCGCCAGCAACTCCGAAGCCGCCCTGGTCGAGGCCCGCCGGGCTTCCGACAATTCGGCTCAGGCCCTGACGGCCGCCCGCGCCGCCCAGGCGACCTCGCAGCAGGCGCTGCAGGCTGCCCAGGCCGCCCAGGCCGACGCCCGCGCCGCCAACGAGAAGTTCGATCGCGCCTTCCGTCGCGGGATGCGCAAGTAG
- a CDS encoding CaiB/BaiF CoA transferase family protein, translating into MTAPDAMPLARFKVLDLTRVRAGPTCVRQLADWGAQVIKIESPPAIEQGEALGGARHGFDFQNLHRNKSSMTLNLKTPEGLAIFKKLVETADVVVENYRPDVKFRLGVDYETLRAINPRIILGSISGFGQDGPYRERPGFDQIAQGMGGLMSITGQPGAGPMRVGIPIADLTAGIFCAMGILVALLEREVSGQGQWVQSSLLQAQISMLDFQAARWLMAGEVPGQAGNDHPTSIPTGVFKTSDGHINIAATGGDIYKRFCKAIGAPELATDPDYSTSSARSKNRKALNALIEAITLTQPSQHWIDLLNQAGVPSGPIYKMDEVFADPQVQHLKMAQPVHHPVLGPQKVVGQAVELSRTPCTMRSASPEQGVDTDAILKGIGYDDAAIAALREKNAV; encoded by the coding sequence ATGACCGCTCCAGACGCCATGCCGCTTGCCCGCTTCAAGGTTCTCGACCTGACCCGCGTGCGCGCCGGCCCCACCTGCGTGCGCCAACTGGCCGACTGGGGCGCCCAGGTGATCAAGATCGAGTCGCCCCCGGCGATCGAGCAGGGCGAGGCACTGGGCGGCGCCCGGCATGGCTTCGACTTCCAGAACCTGCACCGCAACAAGAGCTCGATGACCCTCAACCTGAAGACGCCGGAAGGCCTGGCGATCTTCAAGAAGCTGGTCGAGACGGCCGACGTGGTGGTCGAGAACTACCGCCCGGACGTGAAGTTCCGCCTGGGCGTCGACTACGAGACGCTGCGGGCGATCAATCCCAGGATCATCCTGGGCTCCATCTCGGGCTTCGGCCAGGACGGCCCCTATCGCGAGCGGCCGGGCTTCGACCAGATCGCCCAGGGCATGGGCGGGCTGATGTCGATCACCGGCCAGCCGGGTGCGGGCCCGATGCGCGTCGGCATCCCGATCGCCGACCTGACGGCCGGCATCTTCTGCGCCATGGGCATCCTGGTGGCGCTGCTGGAGCGCGAGGTCTCGGGCCAGGGGCAGTGGGTGCAGTCGTCCCTGCTCCAGGCGCAGATCTCGATGCTGGATTTCCAGGCGGCGCGCTGGCTCATGGCGGGGGAGGTGCCGGGCCAGGCCGGCAACGACCACCCGACCTCGATCCCGACCGGCGTCTTCAAGACCAGCGACGGCCACATCAACATCGCGGCCACCGGCGGCGACATCTACAAGCGCTTCTGCAAGGCGATCGGCGCGCCCGAGTTGGCCACGGACCCCGACTATTCGACCAGTTCGGCCCGTTCCAAGAACCGCAAGGCGCTGAACGCGCTGATCGAGGCGATCACGCTGACCCAGCCCAGCCAGCACTGGATCGACCTGCTGAACCAGGCGGGCGTGCCGAGTGGCCCGATCTACAAGATGGACGAGGTCTTCGCCGACCCGCAGGTCCAGCACCTGAAGATGGCCCAGCCCGTCCACCATCCGGTCCTCGGCCCACAGAAGGTCGTGGGCCAGGCCGTCGAGCTGTCCCGCACCCCCTGCACGATGCGCTCGGCCTCGCCCGAACAGGGCGTCGACACCGACGCCATCCTGAAGGGCATCGGCTACGACGATGCCGCCATCGCGGCATTGCGAGAGAAGAACGCGGTCTGA
- a CDS encoding enoyl-CoA hydratase: MPDDVQRLPELTKHMIAEIDGSIGWITFNKPERRNAVSTDMWEALPKILDEFEANPQVRVIVLKGAGDKAFVSGADISQFEQARNTPEQVAAYERFVENSSDRLRHVGKPTIAMIRGWCVGGGVAITLNTDIRICSDDSRFAIPAAKLGLGYRVSGINKLVSIVGPAFAKEIFFTARAFTAAEAEKMGLVNRVVPADQLESYVREYCETIAANAPMTILAVKREVEEIAGKVPGHVDLELCDRVVKACFASDDYKEGRTAFMEKRKPAFKGA, encoded by the coding sequence ATGCCCGACGACGTCCAGCGCCTGCCCGAACTGACCAAGCACATGATCGCCGAGATCGACGGATCGATCGGCTGGATCACCTTCAACAAGCCGGAGCGGCGCAATGCCGTCTCGACCGACATGTGGGAGGCGCTGCCCAAGATCCTGGACGAGTTCGAGGCCAACCCGCAGGTCCGCGTCATCGTCCTGAAGGGGGCGGGCGACAAGGCCTTCGTGTCGGGTGCCGACATCTCTCAGTTCGAGCAGGCCCGCAACACGCCCGAGCAGGTCGCCGCCTACGAGCGCTTCGTCGAGAACAGCAGCGACCGGCTGCGCCATGTCGGCAAGCCGACCATCGCCATGATCCGCGGCTGGTGCGTGGGCGGCGGCGTCGCGATCACGCTCAACACCGACATCCGCATCTGCTCCGACGACAGCCGCTTCGCCATCCCGGCCGCCAAGCTAGGCCTGGGCTACCGCGTCAGCGGCATCAACAAGCTGGTGTCGATCGTGGGCCCGGCCTTCGCCAAGGAAATCTTCTTCACCGCGCGCGCCTTCACCGCGGCCGAAGCCGAGAAGATGGGCCTGGTCAACCGCGTCGTGCCGGCCGACCAGCTCGAGAGCTATGTCCGCGAATATTGCGAGACGATCGCCGCCAACGCGCCCATGACCATCCTGGCCGTCAAGCGCGAGGTCGAGGAGATCGCCGGCAAGGTGCCGGGCCATGTCGACCTGGAACTGTGCGACCGGGTGGTCAAGGCCTGCTTCGCCAGCGACGACTACAAGGAAGGCCGCACCGCCTTCATGGAAAAGCGCAAGCCCGCCTTCAAAGGCGCCTGA